The Ipomoea triloba cultivar NCNSP0323 chromosome 4, ASM357664v1 DNA segment GGCAGAAGGAAATGAAGCAAATGTAGACCTAATTGGGTTAGAATGTGATGCTGGAAAGGATGTTACTAAGGAAGTTGAAGAAGTGGAAGGGGACTGTGAACCATATAAAAAAAAGCAAAggaaaaaattttcaattatttggCAGGAAATGACATTGGTCAAACTTGAGAATGGTGAGGAAAGAGTGCAATGCAATCACTGCAACTACAAATTGAAAAAGCAAAAGGATGGGACAACCACACAATACAAAAGACATTTAGATTGTTGCATAAAACGCAAGATAAATCTATCTGGGCAAAGGAACATTTGTGTACTTCCATCAACACAAAAATCAGAAAGTGTTAATGGTGTTCAAAGTTGGAAGTATGATCAAGCGAGGATAAGGGAAGTTATATCTCACATGATCATGGTTCATGAATTGCCATTTTCCTTTGTTGAGTATGACCTCTTCAACATAGTCATGCAAACTGCAAGTCCATATTATGAGCGAATTAGTCGAACAACAACCACAAAAGATTGTTGGTCAACTTATGAGATAGAGAAGAAACGAGTACAAGGATTGTTGAAATTAGTTGACAAAATTAGCATCACAACTGACATATGGACATCAAACCAGAACATCCAATACATGGTGATAACTGCTCATTTTGTAGACTTGGATAGTAAGTTGCAGAAAAGAGTTTTGAACTTTGTTGAAGTTCTTCCTCCACATACTGGTACATGTGTTTGTGATGCAATATACAAATGCTTGCAAGAATGGAGTATTGAAGAGAAAGTGTGGACAATCACGGTGGATAATGCCTCATATAATGATTCAGCTGTGAGGTTGTTACATGACTCTCTTTCTTTCCATACAAATTTGCCACTTGATGGTAAGTTAAATTCATATTCGTTGTTGTGCACACATATTGAACATTCTTGTGCAAGATGGTCTTTCTGAGATTAAGTCTATCATTGAAAATGTGAGAGATAGTGTCAAGTACATTAGTGCCTCACCTCAACGATTGCATAGTTTTAATGAGATTTGCAAACAGCTTCAAGTGCCTAGCAAGAAGTTGATTTTAGATTGCTGCACTAGGTGGAATGCAACATTTGTTATGTTGTCCTGTGCTTTGGATTTTAAGCAAGTATTCCCCCGATATCAACTTCGAGATCCGAATTATAATTGCTTGCCTTTTGATGATGATTGGCAAAGAGTTGAGGAGATATGCTCTTTATTGGTGCATTTCAATGAAGTTACACAAATTATCTCAGGTACATTGCTatacaattaaatttatttatattattactatcatatataagtgttatataatttaactatttttttttaaatataggtTCTGAATATCCAACATCAAATTTGTTccttcctgaactatataacaTCAAAGAAATCTTATGTCAAAAGTCTGTAAGTGTAGAACCTTGGATGAAAAACATGGCCCAAAGAATGCAGCAGAAGTTTGACAAATATTGGGGTAGTAGCAATCTATTGCTTTCTATTGCTGCTGTTTTAGATCCTAggaataaaatgacatttattgaattttcttttccaGTCATTTATTCTGAGTATGAAGCTACTAGACAAATTGCTATTGTTCATGATTCTTTGTATGAGTTATACAAGATATATTTGGATAAATATGCAGCAACTtcaaaggaaaatgattttcaagcaATGGATACTTCTGAaaattgtgttgctactactaCATGGAAAGGGAAGGGGCTAGTCGTTGAAACAGGGAGATCAAAGTTTGAGAAGTTTGTGAGGAATGTTGAAACTGTCCAAAATGTGAAGTCTGAACTAGATACTTATTTACAGGATGGTGTGTTTATTTGTGAAGGAGATTCTACCAAATTTAATGCATTGGATTGGTGGAAGTCAAACAATCTAAAGTTTAAAGTGTTATCAAAGATGGCATGTGAAATCTTATCAATTCCAATTACTACGGTTGCTTCAGAGTCAACATTTAGTGCTGGTGGTAGAGTTATTGACACATATCGGGCATCTCTAGGGACAAATACTGTTCAGATGCTACTTTGTGGAAGTGATTGGTTGCGTAACTTATACAATCTGAAAAGGAAAGTAAAAGTAAGTATTTtcaattcttatatttaatatatctcattttatcttcaataataatatttcatataacaatatatacatatgtatcatttaaTGTAGTGTACTAAAGATGTGAAGACTATATCACTAGAATGACTTGGAGTTGAAGAAGCTTTTTTGGATGTTCCATGCAAAATCAGTtacattttaatgtttttggCTTGTAACTTGTAAGGATAACAAAcagtttgtttgtattttttttatcttgtttttgttatttttatagttatgttgtttattttaatggttaacaaacacgttcgcgaacgtgtttgttaaggttaacgaacacgttcgcgaacatgtttgtTAAGGTTAACGAACGTGTTCACGGACAAATATGTtcgcgaacgtgttcgttaatcTTAACGAACATGTTtattaacgaacacgttcacgaacgtgttcgcgaacattaacgaacactaacaaaCGATTAACAAACGATCTCGAACAGCATtttcaaaatccttaacaaacgatcCCGAACACGAACACtataaaattcttaacaaacgaacacgaacaacccatgttcgtttatgttcggttcgttaacagccctaattgtattgataaaaataataataaagagactttatatttttttgagtactattgactctgtttaTAATTACGAGTTCGGACTCATAACCTCTCATATGGGAGAGTAACTCcatgccactagatcacaaggtcattggctggATATTTGAATGTtagaatcaaatatttaataattaaaatgagttttagtaaaagtaagaaaaaattgcacttttcgtctctaagttataaggtaattgtagaattcgttcttaagtgttggtcatactcacttttcaaCCTTAAGCTATCATTAGGGTAACCCCATTAGTTGATTTTGAATGAAATTTGGAACAGTAAAAGCTGATAGGGTAGTTTTTTACAAATGTGGGGATGAGTATTTTATTGATGTTTTTCTCCTGCAATATATTGGATTTTGGCTGAGCTTGTGGGCCCCACTGGGCAAAATACAATTGTGCCTCACGTGAGGCGCAGATTTCGCGCCCAGGCGGGTGTGTAAagaatgccttttttttttttgcttcccCTTCTCTCTTAGGTGGAGCCTAAATATTTGTGCAAAAAACTTAACAattgaggaaggccttaggGTTGTATTTTTCGTCCTAGTacagtattatatttttgtgcTTACTCTCCATTCCTAAGCTATACTAAAGTTGCAAATTTCGCTCTCAAAGTTTTGTTAGTGAATGGACGAAAAGTACAACGTCAATGATAATTTAGGGACGGAATGTGAATATAACCAACAATTAGgataaattctaaaattatctttaaagacaaaaagtaaaatttctctaaaagtaaaattaacatGTAATTGTGtggatcaatttttttttctcctttttcctttCTATTTTCTTCCTTGTTTTCCATTCTTGGAAGCAAAAGTGTGATTTCATATGCAATGACTCGAATTCCATTTCGGAACACCAAAAACATTAAAACGGACAATGTAAATTGAATCAAATCTGATGGTAAGAGCCAAACATCCTTGAATATATTCATAAGGACTAAGGAGACAAATCTTACATGATTTgttaacttcaattttatttatttatttttaaataaacattaaaatatgtGATGTTAAAGGGGATTTGTTCTGTTAGAAATGCATCATTTTCTTCACTCTCAAAAGGAGAAGCAGCGTTTGACATGTCAACAAACGCCAGTAGATAACGACAAATTAAAGAGGCCTCCTTTCTTTTTGCCATTGCCGGAAATTTCTTGAACGTGAACCTTCCCATGCCATTTTGTTTTACATGCCAATCAACAACATTTTTGTTCTGCACATTTTCCACCATACCCTACTATTTTCATTCAAATAATCAATGTCAAAAATCACGGGATGTATTTTAATAGAAAAGGGTACATAGCATGGCC contains these protein-coding regions:
- the LOC116016162 gene encoding zinc finger BED domain-containing protein RICESLEEPER 2-like encodes the protein MSYASYNTVDQYSSPSVGSSDLPIDMAEGNEANVDLIGLECDAGKDVTKEVEEVEGDCEPYKKKQRKKFSIIWQEMTLVKLENGEERVQCNHCNYKLKKQKDGTTTQYKRHLDCCIKRKINLSGQRNICVLPSTQKSESVNGVQSWKYDQARIREVISHMIMVHELPFSFVEYDLFNIVMQTASPYYERISRTTTTKDCWSTYEIEKKRVQGLLKLVDKISITTDIWTSNQNIQYMVITAHFVDLDSKLQKRVLNFVEVLPPHTGTCVCDAIYKCLQEWSIEEKVWTITVDNASYNDSAVRLLHDSLSFHTNLPLDDGLSEIKSIIENVRDSVKYISASPQRLHSFNEICKQLQVPSKKLILDCCTRWNATFVMLSCALDFKQVFPRYQLRDPNYNCLPFDDDWQRVEEICSLLVHFNEVTQIISGSEYPTSNLFLPELYNIKEILCQKSVSVEPWMKNMAQRMQQKFDKYWGSSNLLLSIAAVLDPRNKMTFIEFSFPVIYSEYEATRQIAIVHDSLYELYKIYLDKYAATSKENDFQAMDTSENCVATTTWKGKGLVVETGRSKFEKFVRNVETVQNVKSELDTYLQDGVFICEGDSTKFNALDWWKSNNLKFKVLSKMACEILSIPITTVASESTFSAGGRVIDTYRASLGTNTVQMLLCGSDWLRNLYNLKRKVKCTKDVKTISLE